In Fulvia fulva chromosome 10, complete sequence, a single window of DNA contains:
- a CDS encoding Mechanosensitive ion channel protein Msy2: protein MAHYENEITAHDLSRLHERDLESQELKKEPGVTVTQLDSTPHRPVLGRRKTTGSLNGIDGPGALADDSDEDALTKIGNFLSKIHSASIITRYALYILPVSALLAIPLIIFATVKADERADGIRLLGLFIWIEVIWLALWVCKLVAQTVPLIFQMACGLISTGIRKYSLVLKALEIPLSVFFWTIVAWGTSSLIYVFDQGKHLDQATGTMIQPQDKDWVKTVQMVFKAGIIVAAIFLVEKTIMQLVSINYHRKQYDHKIRESKRMIRMLDLLYDASRKLFPEFCREFQEEDSEIQSSGLNTVRTQLQKAGMETRIFSDMHRVRDKLFSTTNAHSIVLKALETERASKALARRLWLSFAGAGHDALFQHDLVEVLGADRRELAEEVFHILDRDDNGDVSLEEMEMLIINAGNERKDRAISMQDISSAIGVLDKMLSFAVVIAIAFIYATFFSKAFATKTATMWTSFTGLAFAIGGTVTEFLSCCIFLFVKRPYDIGDRVNIDHQELIVKHISLMYSVFKRVDNDGIVQIPHNIANNLWVENVTRSKQMKERLTLNVCAGTKMEDILALRGELAIFVAADENRRDFQPDFDVELRSIGDMKSLELRVEIRHKSNFHNEMLRNTRRNKFMCELLAACRRVPIDPPGGSGPALGDPSNPSYSVAVSDIDAISARSAKAEKTESSRLYPTGTSIVELVPEAISASVDLLTPAMAMFPGLRARHGPAEGARRPSAI from the exons ATGGCTCACTACGAGAACGAGATCACAGCTCATGACCTTAGCAGACTACACGAACGGGACCTGGAAAGCCAGGAACTCAAGAAGGAGCCTGGTGTTACTGTCACACAACTGGACTCCACACCGCACAGGCCTGTACTCGGCCGACGAAAGACCACAGGCAGCCTCAATGGCATCGACGGACCTGGTGCCCTTGCAGACGACAGCGATGAAGACGCCCTGACAAAGATTGGAAACTTTCTGTCCAAGATCCATTCGGCCTCGATCATCACACGGTATGCACTGTACATCCTGCCAGTTTCCGCACTACTGGCAATTCCTCTGATCATCTTTGCGACCGTCAAGGCAGATGAACGTGCCGATGGTATCCGACTACTAGGACTTTTCATCTGGATCGAGGTCATTTGGCTCGCGCTATGGGTTTGCAAGCTCGTCGCTCAGACTGTCCCACTCATCTTTCAAATGGCATGTGGACTCATCAGCACCGGCATTCGCAAGTACTCGCTCGTCCTCAAGGCACTTGAGATTCCACTTTCTGTCTTCTTCTGGACCATTGTTGCCTGGGGTACCTCTAGCCTCATCTATGTCTTCGACCAAGGGAAGCACCTCGACCAGGCGACAGGCACCATGATCCAGCCTCAGGACAAAGACTGGGTCAAGACGGTACAGATGGTGTTTAAGGCTGGTATTATCGTTGCTGCGATCTTCCTCGTTGAAAAGACCATCATGCAGTTGGTCAGCATCAACTACCACCGCAAACAGTATGACCACAAAATCCGCGAAAGCAAGAGGATGATTCGCATGCTCGACCTCCTGTACGATGCCTCGCGCAAGCTATTCCCAGAGTTCTGCCGCGAGTTCCAAGAGGAGGACAGCGAGATCCAGTCTAGTGGTTTGAACACCGTCCGCACACAACTCCAGAAAGCCGGCATGGAGACGCGAATCTTCAGCGACATGCACCGAGTCCGCGACAAG CTGTTCTCGACGACCAATGCCCACTCCATCGTGCTCAAGGCTCTCGAAACCGAGCGTGCATCGAAAGCACTCGCACGACGACTCTGGCTATCCTTCGCAGGTGCTGGCCACGATGCACTGTTCCAACATGATCTCGTCGAAGTGCTGGGCGCAGACCGCCGCGAGCTTGCTGAGGAAGTGTTCCATATCCTGGACCGCGATGACAATGGAGACGTCAGTCTCGAAGAGATGGAAATGTTGATCATCAACGCTGGAAACGAGCGCAAAGATCGCGCGATAAGCATGCAGGACATTTCTTCTGCCATCGGCGTTCTCGACAAAATGTTGAGCTTCGCGGTTGTCATTG CCATCGCATTCATCTACGCAACCTTCTTCTCGAAAGCCTTCGCCACTAAGACTGCTACAATGTGGACTTCCTTCACCGGTCTTGCATTCGCTATCGGCGGCACAGTCACAGAGTTCCTGTCATGCTGCATCTTCCTCTTCGTCAAGCGCCCTTACGATATTGGCGACCGCGTCAACATCGATCATCAAGAACTAATCGTGAAGCACATCTCCTTGATGTATAGCGTCTTCAAGCGCGTCGACAACGATGGCATCGTCCAGATCCCACACAACATCGCCAACAACCTCTGGGTCGAGAACGTCACCCGCAGCAAGCAGATGAAGGAGCGCCTCACCCTGAACGTCTGCGCGGGCACGAAGATGGAGGACATCCTTGCGTTGAGAGGTGAGCTTGCCATATTTGTCGCTGCGGATGAGAACAGAAGAGACTTCCAGCCAGACTTTGACGTTGAGCTCCGAAGCATCGGCGACATGAAGAGTCTCGAGCTCCGTGTTGAGATCAGACATAAG TCCAACTTCCACAACGAAATGCTCCGCAACACCCGCCGCAACAAATTCATGTGCGAGCTCCTCGCCGCCTGCCGACGTGTCCCCATCGATCCTCCAGGTGGCTCAGGCCCTGCTCTCGGCGACCCTTCAAACCCATCGTACAGTGTCGCAGTCTCTGACATTGACGCTATCTCCGCGCGATCCGCCAAGGCAGAGAAGACAGAATCGTCGAGACTGTACCCGACTGGTACTAGCATTGTTGAGCTTGTGCCTGAGGCGATTAGTGCGAGTGTTGATCTTTTGACGCCGGCGATGGCGATGTTCCCGGGCTTGAGGGCGAGACATGGGCCGGCTGAGGGGGCGAGGAGGCCGTCGGCTATTTGA
- a CDS encoding MFS-type transporter cnsO has product MGVGPDHDQASLASIGKDLEKVDIIEQYQVNKYANIGLSNEDAEFFEEFGADGTKYSKMLRKIDVRLVPVLALLYLAAHIDRANIGNAKIEGMTTDLGLGGIEYNIALSIFFIPYILLEVPSNIILKKFKRPSTYLGILVVAWGIVMTFTGLVKNFAGLMVCRVLLGVAEAGFFPGAVYLITRWYAQRQVQTRLALFYCASALSGAFSGLLAFAIARMKGVGGRPGWAWIFILEGIATVLIGVACFFIMPDTPALSGRWLNAEEQRYLHIQTIIKEGGAKNMESSEKFKWSYLTDLLTDYKVYMQAWILFTASVLAYGLKFTMPSITKSMGYTSSQAQLMTIPPYVAGAISAIVLSKWSDHVQWRAVFIFGQMSVALVGFCILLPLAPNIVNQIGPCYLAVMLICIGQYPTNPAGSAWISGNLAGDTKRAMGIALNICLGNSGGIVGSYVFLDNEQPGYPTGFGIGLGFAAATLVCVVVLEFSYWRINKARAAMDEDQIRLEYNEEQLARMGDKSPLFRYKY; this is encoded by the exons ATGGGTGTCGGACCTGACCACGACCAGGCGTCGCTCGCCTCTATCGGCAAGGACCTTGAGAAGGTTGACATTATTGAACAGTATCAGGTCAACAAGTACGCAAATATCGGTCTGTCGAACGAAGATGCCGAGTTCTTCGAGGAATTCGGTGCAGATGGTACGAAGTACAGCAAGATGCTGAGGAAGATTGATGTGCGGCTTGTGCCTGTCCTGGCGTTATTATACCTGGCCGCCCATATTGATCGTGCCAACATTGG AAATGCTAAGATCGAAGGCATGACCACAGACCTAGGTCTCGGGGGTATCGAGTACAACATTGC CCTCTCCATCTTCTTCATCCCCTACATCCTCCTCGAAGTCCCGTCAAACATCATCCTCAAGAAGTTCAAGCGACCATCAACGTACCTTGGCATACTCGTGGTCGCGTGGGGCATCGTGATGACCTTTACTGGCCTTGTGAAGAACTTCGCTGGACTTATGGTCTGCAGAGTGTTGCTTGGTGTTGCTGAGGCTGGCTTCTTTCCTGGAGCAGTCTACTTGATTACCAGATGGTATGCACAACGACAAGTACAGACTCGACTAGCTCTGTTTTACTGCGCCTCTGCACTCTCCGGTGCCTTCTCTGGCTTGCTCGCCTTCGCTATCGCTAGGATGAAGGGCGTTGGTGGTCGACCTGGCTGGGCGTGGATTT TCATTCTTGAGGGCATTGCCACAGTCTTGATTGGAGTGGCATGCTTCTTCATCATGCCTGACACGCCAGCTCTCTCTGGCCGATGGCTCAACGCCGAAGAACAACGCTACCTCCACATCCAAACCATCATCAAAGAAGGTGGCGCTAAGAACATGGAAAGCAGCGAGAAGTTCAAGTGGTCATACCTCACCGACCTCCTCACCGACTACAAGGTCTACATGCAAGCTTGGATCCTCTTCACAGCATCAGTCCTCGCATACG GCCTCAAATTCACCATGCCCTCAATAACAAAATCCATGGGCTACACCTCCAGCCAAGCCCAACTCATGACCATCCCGCCCTACGTCGCCGGCGCAATCTCCGCAATCGTCCTCTCCAAATGGTCCGACCACGTCCAATGGCGCGCCGTCTTCATCTTCGGCCAAATGTCCGTCGCCTTAGTAGGTTTCTGCATCCTCCTCCCCCTCGCTCCCAACATCGTCAACCAAATCGGCCCCTGCTACTTAGCAGTCATGCTCATCTGTATCGGCCAATACCCCACGAACCCAGCCGGCAGCGCCTGGATCTCAGGGAATTTGGCCGGTGATACGAAGCGGGCTATGGGGATTGCGCTGAATATCTGTCTGGGGAATTCTGGCGGGATTGTGGGGAGTTATGTTTTCCTGGATAATGAGCAGCCGGGGTATCCGACGGGTTTTGGGATTGGGTTGGGGTTTGCGGCGGCTACGTTGGTTTGTGTTGTGGTGTTGGAGTTTTCGTATTGGAGGATTAATAAGGCCCGGGCGGCGATGGATGAGGATCAGATTAGGCTGGAGTATAATGAGGAGCAGTTGGCGAGGATGGGGGATAAGAGTCCGTTGTTCCGGTACAAGTACTGA
- a CDS encoding Proteasome component ECM29, which produces MSAPPQSAEQRELALVGKVEMRIALTDTDTKLEAILKTYLAPVLLKLASEHQSVRTKVISICQHVNTRVAPPSIQLPVAALIKQFKEQDSSLIRHFDLLYIQQGVVRLSNADKAELLPVVVSGIAKSGSHGHQIFYLLLRLLESITLPLRGSKEDLEMRTKLEVSDDDAKFLSEYLGKLLLFTPQKAATKTCPGLTTDDYSFFMLHGKDDAWTPSAGGLNLARTKILGAKLLASGLFRDEERFIPALYASADPASPISDVGDDMMKRTLPVTDLEDEMLVKRLFDLYFGSSAAPRVSAPLQLKILNLLNRSTISTTFANNIMRLADDGVMPSSGQIDGEDTVMGNTPYQKTGTGREATKLRSAVFAYINFVARFGPKETLYSIAAKVVNRLRDFIENQGWPKAGTSEDLVSRGYAYEVIGLLAKAGPKELLVEDEHASFDLLRWLFESLAKDSSGNAVTVSIEETLSTILGAFARLELSRSEQGALENLLVDQMTRSGDLEDKTRFRSTRYITVRFANRCLPFSSTKARWVDVLAMGASSDRVEVREEGERGLSPYWYRMLNGSNAGTDMNVDFPAFEAIITQFFIVQSPTTGRDTTALAQRCQKAFESSFTAMTAYARRVLLQHALLKTDIPVNIDNDWERRLDALAESDVPARSAISKYATSIYAEAPASINILLSCLFESVLSKSAGSEAHLVEFLALSPDSLIAEHASHASRLIPALKSTNYRKRMSAAQAFGILASIPSRDSQADVSGLLDVAKSWTSAVGASLSSVHGTLVALAYFFSRQSYRSGKIPDSATYQDFLKVTFAIFDDARDDLLREACYISIGQMCLFGCLTTSSMETYSTPRKIIGRLYEKAKDANEAAIVCLGEVSMILEEESDDLSHVEEQLHKLHEIRQSEVHFTVGEALSYVALGWQSSALATKLDVSVDTPATLGQPRSNTLTKLLDRTLKDCANTKPALKKAAVMWLLCLVQFCGEQLQSRLSECQTAFRRCLSDRDELVQETASRGLGLVYEKGDRSLKDDLVRELVSSFSSDKQQLAGNVAEDTQLFEPGALPTGDGSVSTYKDIMSLAAEVGDSSLVYKFMSMASSNAIWSSRAAFGRFGLSRVLSDSSVDGYLANNPKLYPKLYRYRFDPNGGVQRSMNEIWNALVPDSTATIDKHFDAIMEDLLTSILGKEWRVRQACCAAIADLVQGRSLEKYEGYLEQIWTQCFKVLDDIKESVRAAAASLARTLTGVLTRALEADHSSTKNASAMLKHVLPFLLSPSGMESSAKEVQAFSVHTLLEIIKKANGATLRPFIPELIERLIGLLSSLEPEAVNYIHLNASKYNLTEQKIDDMRLSSVRSSPLMEAIERCLDLLDEDAMKALWPKLESAMKSAVGLPSKVGASRVLVSLSTRRMVLFKTYADDALKLIEKLVVDRNETVASSYAIAAGYVARGASDKQIVRLVAFTKKLYFESEGDREGTVPRRSITSGEILHAFAKYASDRFSEFATSTMPFVFVGKHDSHEQVKEQFQETWNEAVGGSRAVLLYLNEILELCVAHLESPQWTLKHTAARSIADATLAASGSETQLSAATAGKLWPAIEKALGGKTWDGKEDVLWAFVKFVEVATAFYAEHDNIRSAIVKIALREAKRQNAGYRTHSVKALGRIAKARADIDMHDGVFEVVEPLLTPDSNEDKMDMDSGKDQLRKADELKDSTNAGAIEAVLASVNPSVSRGDVLTRQLGSAIHVVATSKPQTQAALRSTYQGIADMFNRTQKQERQVALNAKAMQDLKSLLFGSVIGIEAIRLTRAEAVVAAAKMSSSLAKEFDGEVRALIEAEVASSVRDRLAAAQLAR; this is translated from the exons ATGAGTGCGCCACCGCAGTCGGCCGAGCAGCGAGAGCTTGCCTTGGTCGGCAAGGTTGAGATGCGGATAGCTCTCACTGACACAGACACGAAGCTGGAAGCTATCCTCAAAACATATCTGGCTCCAGTCCTGTTGAAGCTGGCATCAGAACATCAGAGCGTGCGCACCAAGGTCATTTCGATATGCCAGCATGTGAACACACGAGTCGCGCCACCTTCGATACAGCTTCCGGTAGCTGCTCTCATCAAGCAGTTCAAGGAACAGGACAGCTCGCTGATACGGCACTTCGACCTTTTGTACATACAGCAAGGTGTCGTCAGACTTTCGAACGCAGACAAGGCCGAATTGCTGCCGGTCGTAGTCAGCGGGATTGCGAAGAGCGGCAGTCATGGGCACCAAATCTTCTACCTGTTACTGCGGTTACTGGAATCAATCACTTTGCCGCTTCGAGGTAGTAAGGAGGATCTagaaatgaggacgaagCTGGAGGTTAGCGATGACGACGCGAAGTTCCTCTCTGAGTACTTGGGCAAGCTTCTACTGTTCACGCCACAGAAGGCCGCTACCAAGACTTGTCCCGGACTTACTACTGACGACTACAGCTTCTTCATGCTACACGGCAAAGACGATGCATGGACGCCTTCAGCGGGCGGTCTGAATCTTGCCAGGACCAAGATACTAGGAGCGAAGCTGCTAGCAAGTGGACTGTTCAGAGATGAAGAGAGGTTCATTCCGGCCCTTTACGCATCAGCCGATCCGGCATCACCGATAAGTGATGTTGGAGATGACATGATGAAACGCACCTTACCAGTGACAGACCTCGAAGACGAGATGTTGGTCAAGCGGCTGTTCGATCTATACTTTGGCTCGAGTGCCGCGCCCAGAGTCAGTGCACCGCTGCAGTTGAAGATCTTGAACTTGCTCAACAGATCGACCATAAGCACGACTTTTGCGAACAATATCATGAGGCTCGCAGATGATGGCGTGATGCCATCGTCTGGGCAGATCGATGGTGAAGATACCGTGATGGGAAACACACCCTACCA GAAGACGGGCACTGGAAGAGAAGCCACCAAGTTGCGAAGTGCCGTCTTTGCCTACATCAACTTCGTTGCGCGGTTCGGTCCGAAAGAGACGTTGTACTCCATTGCGGCCAAAGTCGTCAACCGCTTGCGAGACTTCATAGAGAACCAAGGTTGGCCCAAAGCCGGAACCAGCGAAGATCTCGTTTCTCGCGGATATGCTTACGAAGTCATTGGCCTTTTGGCGAAAGCTGGACCCAAGGAACTACTCGTTGAAGATGAACATGCATCTTTCGACTTGCTGCGTTGGCTGTTCGAGTCGTTGGCAAAGGACTCTTCCGGGAATGCTGTGACAGTGAGCATTGAAGAAACGCTGTCGACCATCCTTGGAGCCTTTGCAAGGCTGGAACTCAGCCGGTCGGAACAGGGAGCACTGGAAAATTTACTCGTTGATCAGATGACACGATCTGGAGACCTCGAAGACAAGACACGCTTTCGCAGCACGCGCTACATTACAGTGCGATTCGCCAATCGATGCTTACCATTCTCATCCACGAAGGCTCGCTGGGTCGACGTGCTCGCTATGGGCGCATCGTCCGATCGAGTCGAGGTGCGGGAAGAGGGTGAGCGTGGACTAAGTCCATATTGGTACCGTATGCTGAATGGCTCGAACGCTGGGACCGATATGAATGTGGACTTTCCGGCTTTTGAAGCGATTATCACACAGTTCTTCATCGTCCAATCACCGACGACTGGCAGGGACACAACGGCGCTAGCACAACGATGTCAAAAGGCGTTCGAGTCATCTTTCACTGCGATGACTGCGTATGCGCGACGGGTCCTACTGCAGCACGCGCTGTTGAAGACAGATATCCCGGTGAACATTGACAACGACTGGGAGCGCAGACTGGACGCTTTGGCCGAGTCCGATGTGCCTGCGCGATCCGCCATCAGCAAGTATGCCACATCGATTTATGCTGAAGCTCCAGCCTCCATCAACATCTTGCTGAGCTGTCTCTTCGAGAGCGTGCTTTCCAAGTCTGCGGGCTCTGAGGCTCACTTGGTCGAGTTCCTCGCACTGAGCCCAGATAGCTTGATTGCAGAACATGCAAGTCATGCCAGCAGACTAATCCCGGCCCTGAAGTCGACCAACTATCGAAAACGCATGAGCGCCGCCCAGGCATTTGGCATTTTGGCCTCGATACCCTCCAGAGACTCGCAAGCCGACGTCTCGGGGCTTCTCGATGTGGCCAAGAGCTGGACCAGTGCAGTCGGGGCGAGCCTGAGTAGCGTCCACGGTACGTTGGTTGCGCTCGcctacttctttagtaggcAATCGTACCGCAGTGGGAAGATACCAGATTCGGCAACATATCAGGACTTTCTCAAAGTAACCTTTGCGATCTTCGATGACGCTAGAGACGACCTGTTGCGCGAAGCATGTTACATTTCGATCGGTCAGATGTGCCTGTTTGGTTGTCTTACGACTTCGTCCATGGAAACATACTCGACACCGCGAAAGATCATCGGCAGACTGTACGAAAAAGCCAAGGATGCGAATGAAGCTGCCATTGTCTGCTTGGGTGAGGTCTCCATGATACTGGAAGAGGAAAGTGACGATCTCTCTCATGTAGAAGAGCAGCTACACAAGCTACACGAGATCCGACAGTCGGAAGTGCACTTCACGGTTGGCGAGGCACTCAGCTATGTTGCACTTGGTTGGCAGTCCTCTGCACTCGCAACAAAACTTGATGTTAGCGTGGACACACCGGCAACACTGGGTCAACCACGGTCCAACACCTTGACTAAGCTCCTTGACCGGACGCTCAAGGACTGCGCTAACACTAAGCCTGCCCTTAAGAAAGCTGCAGTCATGTGGCTTCTCTGCCTTGTGCAATTCTGTGGTGAACAGCTACAGAGTCGCTTGTCGGAATGCCAGACTGCCTTTAGGCGCTGCTTGTCCGATCGCGATGAACTTGTGCAAGAGACAGCATCGAGGGGTCTCGGCCTTGTGTACGAGAAAGGCGACAGAAGTCTGAAGGATGACCTGGTACGGGAGCTTGTGTCCTCTTTCTCCTCTGACAAGCAACAACTAGCTGGAAATGTAGCCGAGGATACGCAACTGTTTGAGCCTGGCGCACTACCCACTGGAGACGGCTCTGTCTCGACCTACAAGGACATTATGAGTCTGGCTGCCGAAGTCGGCGACTCCAGCTTGGTGTACAAGTTCATGTCGATGGCATCCTCCAACGCGATCTGGTCAAGTCGAGCTGCCTTCGGCAGGTTCGGACTCAGCAGAGTGCTCTCCGACTCGAGCGTGGATGGGTACTTGGCCAACAATCCGAAGCTGTACCCGAAGCTGTATCGATATCGCTTCGATCCTAATGGCGGAGTGCAGCGCTCGATGAACGAGATCTGGAATGCTTTGGTGCCTGATAGCACTGCAACGATCGACAAGCACTTTGACGCCATCATGGAAGATCTGCTCACAAGCATTCTTGGTAAGGAGTGGCGTGTCCGTCAAGCATGCTGTGCCGCAATCGCAGATCTCGTACAGGGCAGATCGCTTGAAAAGTACGAAGGCTATCTGGAGCAAATCTGGACACAATGCTTCAAGGTTCTGGACGACATCAAGGAATCAGTTCGCGCGGCGGCTGCCTCACTGGCCCGAACTCTTACCGGAGTTCTGACCAGAGCACTGGAGGCTGATCACAGCTCTACGAAGAATGCATCTGCTATGCTCAAGCATGTCTTACCATTCCTGCTGTCTCCGTCCGGAATGGAGTCAAGCGCCAAAGAGGTGCAGGCTTTTTCGGTGCATACCCTCCTAGAAATCATCAAGAAAGCCAATGGTGCCACGTTGCGACCTTTCATACCTGAACTGATCGAGAGACTGATTGGTCTGCTAAGTTCATTGGAGCCGGAAGCTGTCAATTATATCCACCTCAACGCTTCAAAGTACAATCTGACGGAGCAGAAGATCGACGACATGAGACTTTCGAGCGTCCGCAGCAGTCCACTCATGGAAGCCATCGAACGTTGTCTGGACCTTCTCGATGAAGACGCCATGAAGGCACTCTGGCCAAAGCTCGAGTCCGCAATGAAGAGCGCCGTCGGTTTGCCCTCGAAAGTGGGTGCGAGTCGTGTGCTCGTCTCACTCAGCACGAGACGCATGGTCCTCTTCAAAACTTACGCAGACGACGCCTTGAAACTCATTGAAAAGCTCGTAGTCGACCGCAACGAGACTGTCGCAAGCTCTTACGCGATCGCCGCTGGCTACGTCGCTCGTGGCGCCTCCGACAAGCAGATTGTTCGTCTGGTTGCTTTCacgaagaagctctacttCGAGTCGGAGGGTGATCGTGAGGGGACTGTTCCACGGAGGAGTATCACGTCCGGCGAGATCCTGCATGCGTTTGCTAAGTATGCGAGTGATAGGTTCAGTGAGTTTGCGACTTCTACTATGCCGTTTGTGTTTGTTGGTAAGCACGATTCGCATGAACAGGTCAAGGAGCAGTTTCAGGAGACGTGGAATGAGGCTGTGGGTGGGTCGAGGGCGGTGCTACTCTACCTGAATGAGATCTTGGAGCTTTGTGTGGCTCATTTGGAATCTCCGCAATG GACATTGAAGCATACTGCCGCCCGATCAATTGCAGATGCAACCCTTGCGGCCTCAGGAAGTGAGACTCAGCTATCGGCAGCCACGGCTGGTAAATTGTGGCCCGCGATCGAGAAAGCTCTGGGCGGTAAGACTTGGGACGGCAAGGAAGATGTGCTGTGGGCCTTTGTCAAGTTCGTGGAGGTCGCCACGGCATTTTACGCAGAGCACGACAATATTCGCTCGGCTATCGTGAAG ATTGCTTTGCGGGAAGCGAAGCGTCAGAATGCTGGATACAGGACACATTCGGTCAAGGCATTGGGCCGCATTGCGAAAGCACGAGCCGACATCGACATGCATGATGGTGTCTTCGAAGTCGTTGAGCCTTTACTGACGCCTGATTCCAATGAAGACAAGATGGACATGGACAGTGGCAAAGACCAACTTCGAAAGGCGGACGAACT GAAGGACTCCACCAACGCAGGAGCGATCGAAGCCGTTCTCGCTTCGGTCAATCCCAGCGTCTCAAGAGGCGATGTGCTGACCCGACAACTCGGAAGCGCGATACACGTGGTCGCCACCAGCAAGCCCCAGACACAAGCTGCACTCCGCAGTACGTATCAGGGAATCGCAGACATGTTCAACAGGACACAGAAGCAGGAACGACAGGTCGCACTCAATGCCAAGGCGATGCAAGACCTCAAATCGTTGTTGTTCGGATCAGTCATTGGCATCGAGGCGATACGCTTGACCAGGGCTGAGGCCGTAGTCGCCGCAGCAAAGATGTCATCGTCGCTGGCGAAGGAGTTCGATGGTGAAGTTCGTGCGCTTATCGAGGCTGAAGTGGCTTCCAGCGTTCGAGACCGTCTCGCTGCAGCACAACTAGCGCGATGA